The Ferrimicrobium sp. genomic sequence AGCCCAGCCGCGCACCGCAGTCATGCTTCCCGAGCTGGGCCCGCTTCGTCGTTCGAACGCACAAGGAGGCTACGAGGCAGTCTTGGCGGGTCTTCCGCTCTTTCTTCGGTTGCCCGAACGAGCGCTCGTGGCCGCCAACTCTACGACTTCGCCAACTTGGGCCGCGAACCCATCGCGACGCCACCATCGGCTGCCGCAAGCGGCACAGCTCACTAACACCACCTCGTGATCACCGACACCAAGCTCGATGATGACGAGTTCCTTCTCGCGACAGACTGGGCACAACGCATCCACCCGACTCCTCCTCCACCCATGCTTTGAGGCTCTAGCGGGCCTCAGAGGTAAGTTGTCGGATCATTTTTTCCAAAACTTAAACATTTGATGAAACACTACTTCCCTGGTGAAGGGGTACTTTCTGGTGAAACTTCATCACAACTTCGCCCTGTAGGTATACTCTGTCAACCCTAACAGGGCAACCGGTGAACGCGCCGCAGCGGTTCCATGCGTCTCCAAGGCCGCTTGAGGAGCTAGTGCACGCACACAAGAACTCCCGTCAGCACTGACATCAGACCACTTCAGACCCGATTTCATGACGATTACTAGCTGCATCGGCATCCACTCTTCCACCCAACAGCCTCATCCTCTGCAACGGACCGCAGTGGTACCTCGCATTGGATAGAGGTCACCGGGATCAGCACGAGCAATCCGGCGCCAGGGGACCATGAACTGGGGAAGAATGAGCCTATTTACACTGGAGCTTCCCGTGATCGGCCAGCATGAGATAGCGTGTGTTGGTCAGGGATGCGTTAACTCGTCTAGGATACACTGCCCTTATGTCGCATCAACTTGGACCCATGCGCTGGCGGGCATGGGTCATCAGCACCGTGCTCAGCACGTTCATGCTTGCGGCGTGTGGCGGGTCCATAACGACATCACAGTCCCCCACTCCAGCACGCAGCTCACCGATCCCAACATCCATCATTGGCGAGGTCACTCCGGGCATCTCGACGAGCTTCCAAGCCACCCAAAGCGTCATTGCCCAAACCGGCACCCGTATCGTAGTGGTGGGCACCGCCGCCTGTCTTCGAGCTTCTTGTCCGGCTCTTGCCACGAGTATGTTGAACTCCAACCTGCGCCCCGAGGGCTGGGAGACGGTCATCCTCAAGCGCTTTGGATTCAGCCCAACACACGGCACCGTTGTCGCTAGCTATCGCTTTGCAAATGGCCAGGAAGGTGCTGCGCTCTTCACCCAATACCGGACGAAGTCGATCCAGACCAAGCTCTACCTCACCACCGATGGTGGAGATCGGTGGGAGATGGTGGACACCTCGCATGATCAGGTGCTCGATGTCGCCTTCACCACCCACTCCCTCGTCGCGCTCGTGGGCGTCTGTCAGGATCGTGATGGTGCCAATGCGTGTAGTCGCTATGCCCTCGAGCGCCGATCGCTCGTCTCTCATCGGGTGATGACGACCCAGCTCCCGCTGCCAAAGCTGCCATACCCCTTCTTGGAACAGCCCTCTCTTGCGGCACAGGGATCCACCGTGATCGTCGTTGCAGACCCGACAGGACCACGAACCGCCTCTGCGCAATTGTTATTGAGTCGTTCGAGAAATGCACCGATCGTGGATCTGGTGCGGCCATCCCTTGACTCCGTCACGGCCTGCACGCTCCATCTCCGTACCCCGACAATCTGGGCAAGCTGTCCGACAGGAATGCTCGTCAGTGAGCTCCGTGCCGAGACGTTCACCGGTCACTTCACCAGGTTTTGGTGGCCATCAGGGACGAGCGGAGATGCCTTTGCACCCGTGAACGCCCAAACTGCCTGCCGGCTGGTCGTCAATCAACGAGAGACCGGGGCTGCCCTGGAACGCACCACCGATGGCGGTGCCGATTTTGTCACGGTTGCCCCGATCGTCACACCCCAATTTGCTCTCGGTGGATCAACCCTTGCGTTTGTCTCGCTGAGGCACGGCTTTTTAACCGTCTCCAAATTCAGCCACCATCGCCTCCACCCCATCGTCTGGGCTACAACCAACGCAGGTCGACACTGGGTCCAAGTGTTTCCGTCCACAACGCGGACATAGTCGGCGAGTCCCCATGTCCACAATGACCGCGCCCCACCGCCACACAACTCGTCTCCTCAGAGAGCCTCGCAGCCAGAGGCGAGTTGCTAGATGGTGCCTGATGATGGAACGAGGGGAGCGGCTGGCCCGCGAGCACCTGTTGGGTTTCCTGCACAGCAAAGACGACCTGCAGAACCACGCAGTGCCTTGGTGGGGCGTCGGTTCTTGAACGCCATCACGTCTCATCGTGCGAACTGAGCGATGCCCTGACAACTCTGTGAATATGAACTCCCTTCGTGGTCCGAGCCGGGCACAACTCGGTCACCCTACGCCCATTCAAGGCAGTAGCCTGGTGGTATGCAATCCACCATTGTCCTTATTGGAGCTGGAATCGCCACGACGATACCGCAGAATCTCGTTGCCCCCCTCGACGGGTGTACCACCATCGTCTGTAGGACCCTGCGCCACCCAGGTCTCTCGGAGGCACTCACTGCGGTAGTTGACCCGTCTGTACCGATCCTGAGTTGTGATGACCTCTACGATCAGAGCCAAAACTTCGATGATCTCTATCCTCGCATCGTGGAGCGACTGCTGGATCTCAGCACAGTCGCCGGTAATACCCGCATTGCCTACGTCGTCCCCGGCTCTCCAGCCATCGGCGAACGAAGTGTACAGCTCCTCCTCAAAGAGCCTGGCATCGACGTCGAGATCGGAGATGGACTGGGGCTCCTTGACTACGCCGCCTTGCGCCTCCACATCGATCCCATCGATGGGCTCAAGATCGTCGATGCCATCGATCTGTTAACGGATTTCCCGATCGAGAGCGACACACTCCTCGCCCTGCAATGTTTTGATCCGATGATCGCGACCGAGGTCACCGCCAAGGCCACCGAACGCGGCGGAGAGGTAACGATGCTCTTTCATCTCGGACTACCCGATGAGCGAGTGCTTGTTGTCGACGAGACGAGTACCGCACTCCAAACGTGTGACCATCTGACCAGTCTCCTGATCACCGGCCTTGGAGCCCCCTTTGCCGAACTGACCTCCCTGATCAGCATCGTCCACCGGCTGCGACAAGAGTGCCCATGGGACGCCGAACAGACCCACCGCTCACTGGCACGACACCTCCTTGAGGAGGCGCACGAGGTAGTACAGGCCATCGATGACCTTGAGCTCTCTACTGACGAGGATCCGCTGCTCGTTACTCACTTGGAGGAGGAGCTCGGTGACCTCCTCCTCCAAGTGCTCATGCATACCGAGATCGGCAACGAGGCCGGTGATTTTACGCTTGCATCGGTTGCAGCCGCCCTTCGCACAAAGCTGGTGCGTCGTCACCCCCATGTCTTTGGTGACATCGACGTCGACTCCGCAGAACAGGTCGTCGCCAACTGGGAGACGATCAAGGCTGAGGAACGCAAGGGTGCGGCACCCGCCCAGGTGCCCGAGGCCTTGCCTGGTGCACTACGACTTCAGAAGGCGTATCGAAGGGTCACCGGGCTCGGGTACGAACCAGACGACATCCGCAACAGTGTGCACGACTCCGTCGTCTCTGGGCCAGGCTCCAACGACCTCGTCGTCGCGGCCCTGACCGCGCTCGGCAACGGTGTCGATCTTGAGGAGACCCTTCGCCACGCTGCCCGTGCCCTTGAGGGACTCCTGCCTTCGTAAGCCTGTCGTACATAGCCAACGACCAGCGACGTGGCCGATGATGCTCGCGCCGTCCCGGGATGCTAAGTTAGGAGGAGACCCGATGAGACGAAAGGTATGTTGATGGCACGCAACGACACCGAGATCACCCAGGTAGCAGGCCGAATGGTACTGGACTCACGCGGAAATCCTACGGTTGAGGCGGAGGTCGCACTCGCCGGTGGAGCACGAGGACGAGCGATCGTGCCCTCGGGTGCATCAACCGGTCGGTTTGAGGCGGTGGAGCTACGCGATGGAGGTCCTGACTTCGGAGGCAAGGGGGTTAATCGAGCCATCGCCAACGTCAACGGCCCTATTGCCGGAGCAGTGATTGGCCACGATGCTCGTCAACAGCGACTCCTCGACCGCGCCATGATTGCCCTTGATGGCACACCGGACAAGTCACGCCTCGGTGCAAACGCCATCCTGTCCGTTTCCCTAGCAGCAGCCCGGGCGGCAGCGAACGCCTCGCGACTTCCCCTCACCTCCTACCTGGGAGGTGTTGATGCTACGCTCCTTCCCGTACCATTCATGAACGTCATCAACGGAGGTGTACACGCATCGAACAACCTGGATATGCAGGAGTTCATGCTGGTTCCCCATGGTGCGGTCAGCTTTCGCGAGGCCCTGCAATGGGGGGTTCAGACCTACGCAGCCTTGAAGGCTGAGCTGGCGGCAAAATCCTTGTCGACCGCAGTCGGAGACGAGGGTGGGTTTGCACCGAATCTCCACTCGCACCAGGAGGCACTTGAACTGCTCGTTGGGGCGATTGAAAAGGCCGGCCTGCGACCAGGAGTCGACATCTCCCTCGCCCTTGACCCAGCGAGTACCGAGTTCTTCGTCGACGGTCACTACCTCCTCAAGGGCGAGGATCGAACGCTTACCGCAGACGAGATGGTCGATTACTACGCGCAGCTCGTCGATGCCTTCCCTATCGTCTCGATCGAGGATCCAATGGCCGAGGAGGACTGGGAGGGCTGGAAGATCTTCACTGAACGCCTTCGCGGTCGCATCCAAATCGTCGGCGATGACATCTTCGTGACGAACCCCATTCGGCTTGAGCGTGGATTCAAGGAGGAGGTTGCCGACTCGATCTTGATCAAGCTCAACCAGATTGGGACACTGACTGAGACCCTTGAGACGATGGAACTCGCACGCTCGCATGGTTACTCAACCGTTATCTCGCACCGGTCAGGCGAGACCGAGGATACCTTCATCGCGGACCTTGCCGTCGCAACCAACGCCGGTCAAATCAAAACCGGCGCGCCTGCGCGATCTGACAGAGTTGCAAAATACAACCAGCTCCTCCGAATTGAAGCTATGCTAGGCGAGGGGGCACGGTATATCGATTGGGTCAAGAGAGGCAAGTGAAGGTTCGACGGCGTGTCATCATTCTCGCAGCACTCTTGCTGGGTGTGGTAGTCTACGCCACGACCGTTCTTCCAACGAGTCAGCTGCTGAACGTCATCGCGACTAAGCACCACGACACCGCAGAACTCCACCAGCTCCAGGCAACAAACACCAAGTTAGAACAGAGCGTGGCCCAGTTAAACTCGCCCCAGTGGATCGAACAGATTGCACGCAATGAATTTGGTATGTACCCAACGGGGTCAACCCCCTACCAGATCCTGCCGAGCTCACCCCTCTATCAGACTCCGGCGCCGAAGAGTTGACGATCACCACAAGACCTCCTACGCTGTTACGGTCTTGTCAGCACACTCACGCAGACGACACCAAAGACCGATCTCCGTCTCGCGCCCCGACCTCGTTCGGGTGCCGCCGCAAACGTTGTGCCCACAACCAGAAAGGAAGTCGCTCCAGTGAGTATTCTCGGTAGTCGCGTCATCAGAAAAGAAGACCCTGCACTGTTGCGTGGAGAGGGTCGGTACGTAGCCAACCTCGACCTCGATCACCCGTTATATGCCTGCTTTGCCACCTCGCCCTTTGCCCATGCGACCTTCACGCATGTCAACACCGATGATGCCCTTGGTTTGCCTGGTGTGCGCCACGTCCTTTGTGGAGGGGACCTCGACGCCGCCCCCATCGCACCAGCCATACCAGACCGTCCAGAGTGCGCCCGTCCCGTGCTCGCCACCGAGCGAGTCCGTTATGTGGGTGAACCCTTTGCGCTCGTCCTCGCAGAGACACCTCAGGCGGCCTTTGACGGAGCGGAACTGGTCTATGCCGACTTCGACCCGCTCCAGGCCGTGATCGATCCCGAGCAATCGATGGAGGATCTCGTCGCCCTTTTCCCTGGGAGCACCAACATCTTTGCCAAGAGTCCCGATAGTCCCAACGCAAACCTCTTCGCAGATGCCGATGTGGTCGTCACCGAACGTCTGATAAACCAACGTCTCGCTCCCTGTTCGCTCGAGACGCGAGCGATGGCCGCAGTCCCCACCCCAGATGGTCGCCTCGTGGTCTACTCCTCGACCCAATCGGCGCATGGACTGCGAAGAACCCTGGTGAGGTGTCTCAATATCGACGAATCGAGCATCGTCGTGCGGGCCCAAGATGTCGGCGGAGGCTTTGGCGCTAAAGTGACGGTTTACCCAGAGGACGTCGCCATCGCCGCGGCGGCACACAAACTCAGGCGACCCATCACTTGGCACGAGGACCGCACTCGCTCAATGCTTGGGCTCGTCCATGGACGGGCCCAAATCCAGTACCTTGAGCTCGGAGCAACCAAGGAAGGTAAGCTTGTCGGCTACCGCCTGCGCATCGTCCAAGATAGCGGTGCCTATCCTGCCTTCGGGGCACTGCTCCCCACCCTCACCTGCCTCATGGCGCCCGGTACCTACCTGATTCCCAACGTAGAGACCTCCTACGTATCGGTGGCCACCAACACCACCCCGATCTCGGCCTATCGCGGAGCTGGGCGGCCAGAGGCCGCTGCAGCCATCGAGCGCATGATGGATCGCCTCGCCGCCGAACTAGCCATGGATCCCGTCGAACTACGATTACGCAACCTCATCCCAAAGGAGGACTTCCCCCTGACCACGCCAACCGGCGCCAACTACGATGTCGGTGACTACTCTAGGGCCCTTAGTACACTCTGCGAACGTGGCGGTTATGCACAACTCCGCGACGAACAGCGACGTCGCCGGGCCAGCGCAGCCCCCCTGCAACTCGGAGTCGGAATCGCCGTGTATGTCGAGGTCACCAACGGCGGTGGGTCGAGCGAGTATGGTCGAGTCGAGGTCCAAGATGATGGTGTCATCGTCGCCTACTCAGGCACTTCACCCCATGGACAAGGACACGCCACCGCCTGGTCAATGCTCGTCGCCAATGAACTAGGAGTCGATCTCGACCAGGTACAGGTCATCACCGGCGACACCGACCTGGTTCCCCGCGGTGTCGGCACCTTTGGCTCGCGGTCGCTCCAAACAGGTGGTGCTGCCGTCTCTGGCGCTGCCCACGAACTCAGTATCCGTGCCAAGCAGGTGGCCGCTGCGACCCTCGAAGCCAGCGAGGCCGACATCAGACTCAATGCCGATGGCGCCTTCGTCCACGGCAGCCCCTCAACCACCCTCGACTGGCCAACCCTGGCACGACGAGCACGCGAGCTGGACCAGCCACTCGACGTCACCTTGGACTTCGCTCCAGCGGATGCGACGTACCCCTTTGGAGCGCACCTTGCCGTCGTCGAGGTCGATGTTGAGACCGGTAGAGTGCACCTGATCAGCTTGAACGCGGTCGACGACGCAGGCAAGATCCTGAACCCGCTGCTCGCGGAGGGACAGCTCCATGGTGGCATCGCCCAAGGAGTAGCCCAGGCGCTCCTCGAGGAGTTCCAGTATGGGGCCGATGGCTCTCCGCTCACACCCAACTTTGCGGACTACTCGATCATCTCGGCCGCAGAGCTGCCTTCATTCGATCTCTTTCACCAAGAAACGCCGACCTTCATGAATCCACTGGGTGCAAAGGGGATCGGAGAATCTGGCACCATCGGGGCGACGCCTGCCGTCTGGAACGCCGTCATCGACGCTTTGGCCCACCTCGGCATCCGGCACATCAACCTACCGATGAGCCCCCAACAGGTCTGGCGCGCCATCACGACGATGCCTGCCGCCGAGCGTGCATAGGGGCGATGCCGCCGCATCGGACCGACCGGGCTCCGAGCAGCAACTCTCCTCGTTGGGTAGCACCGACCCAAACGTCTGGCGCTAAGACGAGAGAGCACTGAAAAAGTAAGCACCGAGACGAGGGAGCCCGCTGGCTACTGTGCGAGCCCTGGCGTGAAGTATTGACTCAACGCTTTGGGACTTGGTCCCTTGCTTGGTGCCACCTGAAGGACGCCGCCGACATCCTTGACACGACCGTATTCTGGGTTGACCTCGAGCTGTTGTACTTTGGAGTCGCGAGCGAGAAAGTCGTTCAGTAACGCTGAGCCGTGCGAGAGCTCATCGTTGGCGGCACTCAGTTCAGCATCATGGAAAGGAATCAGACTACGAGACGTGACCTCGATGATCGACCACCCTTGACTGATCTGCACCGGAAGCGAAGCTTTACCGATCGGCAAGGTCTCAATCGCATGGGTATAGTTGGCCCCGAGAACTTGCTCGTACTGGGAGATGGTTCCACAACCGACGGCACCGCCGCTCGCTTGGCTACTCTTGTTCTCGGAGTACTGGTTGGCGGCCGCCGCGAATGAGAGTCCCCCTCTGATCTTGGCGAGTACGGCATCCGCCTCAAGGGGTGAGGTCTCGAGGATCTCTGAGGAGCAGACGTCGACAAAGTTGCCGTGATGACTCGCATAATAGGCCTGGACGCCGGCCGTGCTCAGATTCACCTTCGCCAAGTACGCCTCCATGGCGACGATAGCTCGCGTATCACTGACTAACTGTGCCTGATAGGCCCTCGGAAAAGCGGCGAAGGTGGACTGAGAGCCGACCGATTGGATCGTGAGTGCCTTCGCAAGCTGTGCCTCTAGTGGAGTCGCCGTGATATTGAGTCGGTGCTCGGCTTGGAGGATACGATCGATCGTAATGCGACGATTCAAAATATTATCGACAAACAACGTGGTGTAGCTCTTCTTGCCTGGTCCAAAGACGGGTGACTTGTTCTTTGAGAGCAGCGTATCAAAGGCCGAGTTTGACGAGACCTCGCGTAGCTCCGTGTTCAGCTGGCTATTGGAGATCGTCTGTGAGCCAACCTTTGCGGCATAACCGATGGTCGAACAGCTCGCAAGAACAAACCCTAACACAAGCGGAAGGAACTTCAACAACCTTCGAGACATACTCCTCCTTGGCTTCACAGCTTCCCTAGCCTACTATGCCTGCGCTACGACGGCGAATTCGATGGACCCAGAACGACTTCACGAACGACCTCGAGCAGGTTGTCTCGTGGTCGAAAGGGGATCACGAGCTCCTGTTCACTCCCTCGATAGGTTGGACGGGAAGCGAGTCGACGCAGACGAACCTCCTCAGAGGGACGGAGTTGGATCGGCTTGAGAAAGACCTCCATGGTCCCGGTTTTGGCCGAGCG encodes the following:
- a CDS encoding MazG nucleotide pyrophosphohydrolase domain-containing protein, with protein sequence MQSTIVLIGAGIATTIPQNLVAPLDGCTTIVCRTLRHPGLSEALTAVVDPSVPILSCDDLYDQSQNFDDLYPRIVERLLDLSTVAGNTRIAYVVPGSPAIGERSVQLLLKEPGIDVEIGDGLGLLDYAALRLHIDPIDGLKIVDAIDLLTDFPIESDTLLALQCFDPMIATEVTAKATERGGEVTMLFHLGLPDERVLVVDETSTALQTCDHLTSLLITGLGAPFAELTSLISIVHRLRQECPWDAEQTHRSLARHLLEEAHEVVQAIDDLELSTDEDPLLVTHLEEELGDLLLQVLMHTEIGNEAGDFTLASVAAALRTKLVRRHPHVFGDIDVDSAEQVVANWETIKAEERKGAAPAQVPEALPGALRLQKAYRRVTGLGYEPDDIRNSVHDSVVSGPGSNDLVVAALTALGNGVDLEETLRHAARALEGLLPS
- a CDS encoding septum formation initiator family protein; amino-acid sequence: MKVRRRVIILAALLLGVVVYATTVLPTSQLLNVIATKHHDTAELHQLQATNTKLEQSVAQLNSPQWIEQIARNEFGMYPTGSTPYQILPSSPLYQTPAPKS
- a CDS encoding peptidylprolyl isomerase; its protein translation is MSRRLLKFLPLVLGFVLASCSTIGYAAKVGSQTISNSQLNTELREVSSNSAFDTLLSKNKSPVFGPGKKSYTTLFVDNILNRRITIDRILQAEHRLNITATPLEAQLAKALTIQSVGSQSTFAAFPRAYQAQLVSDTRAIVAMEAYLAKVNLSTAGVQAYYASHHGNFVDVCSSEILETSPLEADAVLAKIRGGLSFAAAANQYSENKSSQASGGAVGCGTISQYEQVLGANYTHAIETLPIGKASLPVQISQGWSIIEVTSRSLIPFHDAELSAANDELSHGSALLNDFLARDSKVQQLEVNPEYGRVKDVGGVLQVAPSKGPSPKALSQYFTPGLAQ
- a CDS encoding xanthine dehydrogenase family protein molybdopterin-binding subunit; protein product: MSILGSRVIRKEDPALLRGEGRYVANLDLDHPLYACFATSPFAHATFTHVNTDDALGLPGVRHVLCGGDLDAAPIAPAIPDRPECARPVLATERVRYVGEPFALVLAETPQAAFDGAELVYADFDPLQAVIDPEQSMEDLVALFPGSTNIFAKSPDSPNANLFADADVVVTERLINQRLAPCSLETRAMAAVPTPDGRLVVYSSTQSAHGLRRTLVRCLNIDESSIVVRAQDVGGGFGAKVTVYPEDVAIAAAAHKLRRPITWHEDRTRSMLGLVHGRAQIQYLELGATKEGKLVGYRLRIVQDSGAYPAFGALLPTLTCLMAPGTYLIPNVETSYVSVATNTTPISAYRGAGRPEAAAAIERMMDRLAAELAMDPVELRLRNLIPKEDFPLTTPTGANYDVGDYSRALSTLCERGGYAQLRDEQRRRRASAAPLQLGVGIAVYVEVTNGGGSSEYGRVEVQDDGVIVAYSGTSPHGQGHATAWSMLVANELGVDLDQVQVITGDTDLVPRGVGTFGSRSLQTGGAAVSGAAHELSIRAKQVAAATLEASEADIRLNADGAFVHGSPSTTLDWPTLARRARELDQPLDVTLDFAPADATYPFGAHLAVVEVDVETGRVHLISLNAVDDAGKILNPLLAEGQLHGGIAQGVAQALLEEFQYGADGSPLTPNFADYSIISAAELPSFDLFHQETPTFMNPLGAKGIGESGTIGATPAVWNAVIDALAHLGIRHINLPMSPQQVWRAITTMPAAERA
- the eno gene encoding phosphopyruvate hydratase, producing MARNDTEITQVAGRMVLDSRGNPTVEAEVALAGGARGRAIVPSGASTGRFEAVELRDGGPDFGGKGVNRAIANVNGPIAGAVIGHDARQQRLLDRAMIALDGTPDKSRLGANAILSVSLAAARAAANASRLPLTSYLGGVDATLLPVPFMNVINGGVHASNNLDMQEFMLVPHGAVSFREALQWGVQTYAALKAELAAKSLSTAVGDEGGFAPNLHSHQEALELLVGAIEKAGLRPGVDISLALDPASTEFFVDGHYLLKGEDRTLTADEMVDYYAQLVDAFPIVSIEDPMAEEDWEGWKIFTERLRGRIQIVGDDIFVTNPIRLERGFKEEVADSILIKLNQIGTLTETLETMELARSHGYSTVISHRSGETEDTFIADLAVATNAGQIKTGAPARSDRVAKYNQLLRIEAMLGEGARYIDWVKRGK